GGGAATCATAATCTATATCTGGGAATTGAAATCAACGATGCTGCACCAAATGGCTATTTGGTGAACAATATTACAATTCATGGGGATGTTTATGCAAAAAATTATTTTCTTTATAGGGAAGGAGATAAAGGAGTTCATTTTAATGGCGCAAGATTAAATTCCTACCAAAACAAAGCTTTTTACCAAATCATTTTCGATGATCAAAAAGATAAAGATGACCAAAAAGACACAAATGATACTCCTAAATGGAAACAAGTGGAACTAACGGAAGCGAATGTAGGGATATTTTTCTCTGGTGTAACGTTAAATAATCATGAGGAAAAAATTGGCTATAACCATAATCATGGAAATGAATTTGAGAATGTACTTAACGTATTATCACCAAAATTAAAAACGATCCAAGGTATCGGAAAAGATGTTCATATAACTAATGAAAATAAAGATGAAATAATCGATCGAATCTATCAGGAAACGAATGGATATTTACATGTTCTAGGCGACTTCATTGTTGATGAAGGAGTAGAGATTACATTTCCAAAAGATTTTGTTGTCGTAGCAGATGGTGGTATCATGATTGGAGCAAAAGCAGGGAACAACAGTAATTCGGCTGTCAAACTGAAAGGAACAAATATTCTTCTTATTGGGAAAGGCTATCTTTCTTATACCCAAGCAAATATTGATCGTTCACCGATAAAGGATAGTAAATATCGCTCCAACTATCTCAATATTCGTAATGGAAACGGTCATTCAGCATGGAATGATATGAGTGTGTTGATCAGCCATCATGCCGAAATTGATGGTTGGATCCTGGGTAGTAATCACGTTGTTTTTGATTATAAGGATAATGATTTAAGTGGTCAGAACCTCGTTAAAATTCGTGACGGTGTGATTGCAGATGAGATCTTATTTCCTGCAGACATGATTCTTGGAGATAATTCTACGACAATTGAAAGTTGGGCCGTAAAGTAAAAAGATAGGGAAAGAAGGAGAGGTGGCCACATTGTTTCATCGATTCAAGTTTCGGCTGAACAAAAATAAAAGGCAACTTGCTATTTGTTTTGAAGAAAAAATGATTCGCTTCATAGAAGTAACCTTAAATCAAGAGCGAATTGTTGAGATTCACCAGGCTTTTTCATTGGAGAATAAGCTGATGAATGAAGCAGGTCATGTCGACAAGGAAAGTTGGAAACGGTTTCTAAAAGAAACAGTAAAGCCATATAAAATCAAAGCTAAACAAGTTCATGTTGTGATTCCAACATCCAATGTCATCGTTCGTCAACATGTCATGCCCAATCTCCCAGAAAAAGAGTTAAAACAAATGATACACTATGAGATTGGCAATACCATTCACTTACCTTTTGAATTACCAGTGGTCGATATCGTAAAAATAAAAACAGAGGGAGCAATCTATAAAGATGACGGTGAAGAGGGAAGTCAAGTTGTCTTAGTTGCTGCACCAGGTCAGATGATCTACCCGATTGTTGAGGGACTCCTCGATGTTGGCCTAGAAGTCAAAAGTGTCGATATTCCTGCTACGAGTTTATATCGCTTGTTTAAAACGAATTATCCAGAACGAAAAGAGGAGCCGATGATTATTGCTGAGATCATGAATCATGGTGTTGACTTACATATCTTCGACCGAGGAATTTTATGGTTTACCCGTCATATCCAAATGGATTTTACTGAAGAACCCTCATTAATCGAGGGAACAATCAATGTCAAGGCTTTATTAGAGAGGATCCAATCTCAAGAATACTACCAATCTTTTGTGTTAGACTTAGCAAATGAAATGGAACGGGCGATGAATTTTTTCCAATATACATTAAATAACCGAGACCAAGCGATTAACAGTTGTTGGATCGTGTCAAAGCATAAGTTGAATGAAAATTTTTACCTTTATTTGCAAAACAGATTGGAAATCGAGGTAAACCCTTTAATTTATCAACC
This genomic interval from Tepidibacillus fermentans contains the following:
- a CDS encoding pilus assembly PilX N-terminal domain-containing protein produces the protein MFPLQVMRNERGSALVMVLVLTIVVGILGTSLIYLTSVHHQNILRQELKQQSYYAAEAGVKEAIKKIEEDGTDQLTMPLTKTLSDQPTITFYVPNPNTTDGKIVSIGTAKLGDQLEATTEISFKLNTKHIISELENNKLFQYTLFNSVDDSNAGGLKQGGNHNLYLGIEINDAAPNGYLVNNITIHGDVYAKNYFLYREGDKGVHFNGARLNSYQNKAFYQIIFDDQKDKDDQKDTNDTPKWKQVELTEANVGIFFSGVTLNNHEEKIGYNHNHGNEFENVLNVLSPKLKTIQGIGKDVHITNENKDEIIDRIYQETNGYLHVLGDFIVDEGVEITFPKDFVVVADGGIMIGAKAGNNSNSAVKLKGTNILLIGKGYLSYTQANIDRSPIKDSKYRSNYLNIRNGNGHSAWNDMSVLISHHAEIDGWILGSNHVVFDYKDNDLSGQNLVKIRDGVIADEILFPADMILGDNSTTIESWAVK
- the pilM gene encoding type IV pilus biogenesis protein PilM, whose amino-acid sequence is MFHRFKFRLNKNKRQLAICFEEKMIRFIEVTLNQERIVEIHQAFSLENKLMNEAGHVDKESWKRFLKETVKPYKIKAKQVHVVIPTSNVIVRQHVMPNLPEKELKQMIHYEIGNTIHLPFELPVVDIVKIKTEGAIYKDDGEEGSQVVLVAAPGQMIYPIVEGLLDVGLEVKSVDIPATSLYRLFKTNYPERKEEPMIIAEIMNHGVDLHIFDRGILWFTRHIQMDFTEEPSLIEGTINVKALLERIQSQEYYQSFVLDLANEMERAMNFFQYTLNNRDQAINSCWIVSKHKLNENFYLYLQNRLEIEVNPLIYQPKSTKVMSVDLSGYDKGIGTLCREVTNRGN